One Desulfomicrobium macestii genomic region harbors:
- a CDS encoding lytic transglycosylase domain-containing protein — protein sequence MKRGLVLSFLVVLQFFLLAGQSVHAKGIYYMVKEDGSLCITDIPNSRKYKPYKFQKTINYIRNAIVAFKRDHRSVEEVNTIVSGLCSKYDVDKKLVMAVIDVESGFNAAAVSTAGAQGLMQIMPETGRDLDLEDPFDPSENIDAGIRYLKYLLDTFPDRRLAVAAYNAGPNAVKKYGGIPPYAETQNYVDKVWARLQHYE from the coding sequence ATGAAACGTGGCTTGGTACTTTCATTTCTTGTTGTCCTGCAGTTTTTTCTCTTGGCTGGACAAAGCGTCCACGCCAAAGGAATCTATTATATGGTCAAGGAGGATGGAAGTCTTTGCATAACGGACATTCCAAATTCAAGAAAATACAAGCCATACAAGTTTCAAAAGACGATCAATTATATACGGAATGCAATTGTTGCCTTCAAGCGCGATCACAGAAGCGTTGAAGAAGTGAACACCATAGTCTCCGGCTTATGTTCCAAATATGATGTAGACAAAAAACTCGTGATGGCGGTGATTGATGTCGAGTCCGGATTCAATGCCGCTGCGGTTTCAACCGCCGGGGCGCAGGGCTTGATGCAGATCATGCCTGAAACAGGAAGGGATCTCGATCTTGAGGATCCTTTCGATCCATCGGAAAATATCGATGCGGGTATTCGTTATCTCAAGTATTTGCTTGATACATTTCCTGATAGGCGTCTTGCTGTCGCGGCATATAATGCAGGGCCAAATGCCGTTAAAAAATATGGAGGAATCCCTCCATACGCCGAAACTCAAAACTATGTAGATAAAGTTTGGGCGCGACTTCAACATTATGAATAA
- the pgsA gene encoding CDP-diacylglycerol--glycerol-3-phosphate 3-phosphatidyltransferase, translated as MMNVPNALTVFRILAVPFIIALLYFPNPTTCLLATVFFLVAILTDLADGFWARKYNQVTNFGKFLDPLADKILIASVLIMLVELNWIPAWIAIIVIVRELLVTGLRAIAADKGQVIAADKYGKMKTIMQSVALVPLIYHYPFFGIDTAQLGFLLLLVAVVLTLYSGWNYLYGFYRIWGD; from the coding sequence ATGATGAACGTACCAAATGCCCTCACGGTGTTTCGAATATTGGCGGTGCCTTTTATTATCGCCTTGCTGTATTTCCCCAACCCGACAACCTGTCTGTTGGCGACGGTCTTCTTTCTTGTCGCCATCCTTACCGATCTAGCTGACGGCTTCTGGGCCAGAAAGTACAATCAGGTCACCAATTTCGGGAAATTCCTCGATCCTTTGGCAGACAAGATACTCATTGCATCGGTCCTGATCATGCTGGTGGAGTTGAATTGGATTCCGGCTTGGATCGCGATCATTGTCATTGTCCGGGAATTGCTTGTCACCGGATTGCGAGCCATAGCCGCGGACAAGGGGCAGGTTATCGCGGCAGACAAATATGGAAAGATGAAGACAATCATGCAGAGCGTCGCGCTGGTCCCGCTCATTTATCACTACCCGTTTTTTGGGATCGACACTGCGCAATTGGGCTTTTTGCTGCTGCTTGTCGCGGTGGTGCTCACTCTGTACTCGGGGTGGAATTATCTTTACGGCTTTTATCGGATTTGGGGTGACTGA